The Micromonospora sp. NBC_01740 genome includes a window with the following:
- a CDS encoding TetR/AcrR family transcriptional regulator: protein MPKIQAPTVAEHRARQRRAILAAAREILAESGAQAPSLAEVGKRTGLARPSVYQYFKSREDLLNAVIADMFPEWSAYVTQQMDLATDPGGRVLAYVEANLRLVAQGEHAVMRGLAASVPGAVLAEESRVLHDQLRTPLVAALAEHGASDPAAAAELIQAVVYASSQMIENGTSEAAVLALTRDLLGPYLRQQG from the coding sequence GTGCCGAAGATCCAGGCGCCCACGGTGGCCGAGCACCGGGCCCGGCAGCGGCGGGCGATCCTGGCGGCGGCCCGGGAGATCCTCGCGGAGAGCGGGGCGCAGGCGCCGAGCCTGGCCGAGGTGGGCAAGCGGACAGGCCTGGCGCGCCCCAGCGTCTACCAGTACTTCAAGTCGCGGGAGGACCTGCTCAACGCCGTCATCGCCGACATGTTCCCGGAGTGGTCGGCATACGTCACGCAGCAGATGGACCTGGCCACCGACCCCGGCGGGCGGGTGCTGGCCTACGTCGAGGCCAACCTGCGCCTCGTCGCCCAGGGGGAGCACGCGGTCATGCGTGGGCTCGCCGCCAGCGTGCCGGGCGCCGTCCTCGCCGAGGAGAGCCGCGTCCTGCACGACCAGTTGCGTACGCCGCTGGTGGCGGCCCTGGCCGAGCACGGCGCGAGCGACCCGGCCGCCGCGGCGGAGCTGATCCAGGCGGTGGTCTACGCGTCCTCACAGATGATCGAGAACGGCACCTCGGAAGCCGCCGTGCTCGCCCTCACCCGGGATCTCCTGGGCCCCTACCTGCGACAGCAGGGCTGA
- a CDS encoding ABC transporter ATP-binding protein, protein MTDTGLVMRGVTLRFGDGDDTVPALDGVDLTVAPGQFVAVVGPSGAGKSSLLAVAGGLTVPTSGSVTLGGRDMTVPSARARAALRREFVGFVFQSGNLIPALTAVDQLRLPARFGGHGSRAREATALLDEVGMAHKANRRPHQLSGGERQRVGIARALVNRPRLLLVDEPTAALDRARSHEVVELLARETKENDVATVMVTHDHDVLRHCTTVYEMIDGRLMPVP, encoded by the coding sequence ATGACCGACACCGGCCTGGTCATGCGCGGTGTGACCCTTCGCTTCGGCGATGGCGACGACACCGTACCGGCCTTGGACGGCGTCGACCTGACCGTTGCCCCCGGGCAGTTCGTCGCGGTCGTCGGCCCCTCGGGCGCCGGCAAGTCCAGCCTGCTCGCGGTGGCCGGCGGGCTGACCGTCCCGACGTCGGGTTCGGTCACCCTCGGCGGGCGGGACATGACCGTGCCGAGCGCACGGGCGCGGGCCGCGCTGCGCCGGGAGTTCGTCGGCTTCGTGTTCCAGTCCGGCAACCTCATTCCCGCGTTGACCGCCGTGGACCAGCTGCGGCTGCCGGCCCGCTTCGGCGGTCACGGCTCCCGGGCGCGCGAGGCGACGGCCCTGCTCGACGAGGTCGGGATGGCCCACAAGGCGAACCGCCGACCGCACCAGCTCTCGGGTGGCGAACGGCAACGTGTCGGCATCGCCCGTGCCCTGGTCAACCGGCCGCGACTACTCTTGGTGGACGAGCCGACCGCCGCCCTCGACCGTGCCCGCAGTCACGAGGTGGTGGAGCTGCTCGCCCGCGAGACCAAGGAGAACGACGTCGCCACCGTCATGGTCACCCACGACCACGACGTGCTGCGCCACTGCACGACGGTGTACGAGATGATCGACGGGCGACTGATGCCCGTGCCGTGA
- a CDS encoding ABC transporter permease, with translation MFLAVRELRFAKARFGLMGAVVALIAVLVVLLSGLSTGLVNDGVSGLQRIPATSFAFADGVQHDSAFSRSVIDVSAVDTWRAQPRVADAAPFGNALVNARSDSGVEIDLALFGVPTDSFLAPPVAEGARLDAANGIVVSRTAIEAGLRVGDTVTVDRIGTRLTVVGTMAEQHTFGHVDVAYLPLRIWQEIKAGVRPGEPVPGGTYEEITAVAVRAANGAEVDLAAGDRAAGTESLSRTQSYGASPGYTAETSTLRLIEWFLYAISALVVGAFFTVWTIQRRAEIAVLRAMGAPTAYLLRDGLVQALALLLLAVGAGVAVGTAAGSLVGSGIPFALSAPAIAVAALLLLVLGLLGAAVAIVRIAAVDPLTALGANR, from the coding sequence ATGTTCCTAGCGGTACGCGAACTGCGGTTCGCCAAGGCCCGGTTCGGCCTGATGGGGGCCGTCGTCGCGCTCATCGCGGTGCTGGTGGTGCTGCTGTCCGGGCTCTCCACGGGCCTGGTGAACGACGGCGTGTCGGGGCTCCAGCGCATCCCGGCGACCTCCTTCGCCTTCGCCGACGGGGTGCAGCACGATTCGGCGTTCTCCCGCAGCGTCATCGACGTCTCCGCGGTGGACACGTGGCGGGCGCAACCACGCGTTGCCGACGCGGCGCCCTTCGGCAACGCGCTGGTCAACGCCCGCAGCGACTCGGGCGTGGAGATCGACCTCGCGTTGTTCGGCGTGCCCACCGACTCGTTCCTCGCCCCGCCCGTGGCCGAGGGCGCCCGGTTGGACGCCGCGAACGGCATCGTGGTGAGCCGGACCGCCATCGAGGCCGGGCTGCGGGTGGGCGACACGGTCACCGTCGACCGGATCGGCACCCGGCTCACGGTGGTGGGCACCATGGCCGAGCAGCACACGTTCGGTCACGTCGACGTGGCCTACCTACCGCTGCGGATCTGGCAGGAGATCAAGGCCGGCGTCCGCCCCGGCGAACCCGTACCGGGCGGCACCTACGAGGAGATCACCGCCGTGGCGGTGCGGGCCGCCAACGGTGCCGAGGTCGACCTGGCGGCTGGTGACCGGGCCGCCGGCACCGAGAGCCTGTCCCGCACCCAGTCGTACGGCGCCTCGCCCGGCTACACCGCCGAGACGTCGACCCTGCGGCTGATCGAGTGGTTCCTCTACGCCATCTCGGCGCTGGTGGTCGGCGCCTTCTTCACGGTGTGGACCATCCAGCGCCGTGCGGAGATCGCCGTGCTGCGGGCCATGGGCGCTCCGACGGCGTACCTGCTGCGCGACGGGCTGGTCCAGGCCCTCGCGTTGTTGCTGCTCGCCGTCGGCGCGGGCGTCGCGGTCGGCACGGCGGCCGGCAGCCTGGTCGGCAGCGGCATCCCGTTCGCGCTCAGCGCGCCGGCGATCGCGGTGGCCGCCCTCCTCCTGCTCGTCCTCGGCCTGCTCGGAGCGGCCGTGGCCATCGTCCGGATCGCCGCAGTGGATCCGCTGACCGCACTGGGAGCGAACCGATGA
- a CDS encoding DUF4185 domain-containing protein — translation MTITRRSLLGTVAAAGLATAVAPVLAPGTARAAAWKKRLTGADLDTNHRWRVAGTDLGIPYVLENGSIGYLFGDTFDTPWPEGPPVPNDWRSPVMLRSAVHPGAAGGIVFDSAARVAGNGRAPELMHNGHHGIGIDGLWEVTVIPNDGIAFPETGRQLVSYMSIENWNSAGPAGPHWRSRYAGLAYSDNGNDFIRTPLKWWNDGTNTDPFQMWTMQRDGDWVYVFSVRAGRQHGPMMLRRVRWDRLFSPESYEGWGWNGSNWGWGRPCTPILTGRFGEPSVRRLADGTWVMSYLNCATGCIVTRTADGPDRVWTAERIQVTSWQEPGLYGGFIHPWSSRRANDLHLMVSKWTRTPDNRSTAYHVSQFVGSA, via the coding sequence ATGACGATCACCCGCCGCTCGCTGCTCGGCACGGTCGCCGCGGCCGGCCTGGCCACGGCCGTCGCGCCGGTCCTCGCCCCCGGCACGGCCCGGGCCGCCGCCTGGAAGAAGCGCCTGACCGGCGCCGACCTGGACACCAACCACCGGTGGCGCGTCGCGGGCACGGACCTGGGCATACCGTACGTGCTGGAGAACGGCTCGATCGGCTACCTGTTCGGCGACACGTTCGACACCCCGTGGCCCGAGGGCCCGCCGGTGCCCAACGACTGGCGCTCGCCGGTGATGCTGCGCTCCGCCGTGCACCCCGGCGCAGCCGGCGGGATCGTCTTCGACAGCGCCGCCCGCGTCGCGGGCAACGGCCGGGCCCCGGAGCTGATGCACAACGGCCACCACGGCATCGGCATCGACGGCCTCTGGGAGGTGACGGTCATCCCCAACGACGGCATCGCCTTTCCCGAGACCGGCCGGCAGCTCGTGTCGTACATGAGCATCGAGAACTGGAACTCCGCCGGCCCGGCCGGGCCGCACTGGCGCTCGCGCTACGCCGGGCTGGCCTACAGCGACAACGGCAACGACTTCATCCGTACGCCGCTGAAGTGGTGGAACGACGGCACCAACACCGACCCGTTCCAGATGTGGACGATGCAGCGCGACGGGGACTGGGTGTACGTCTTCTCGGTGCGCGCCGGGCGCCAGCACGGGCCGATGATGCTGCGCCGGGTCCGCTGGGACCGGCTGTTCTCCCCCGAGTCGTACGAGGGCTGGGGTTGGAACGGCAGCAACTGGGGCTGGGGCCGCCCGTGCACGCCCATCCTCACCGGCCGCTTCGGCGAGCCCTCGGTGCGGCGGCTGGCCGACGGCACCTGGGTGATGTCGTACCTGAACTGCGCCACCGGGTGCATCGTCACGCGCACGGCGGACGGGCCGGACCGGGTCTGGACGGCCGAGCGGATCCAGGTCACCTCCTGGCAGGAACCGGGCCTCTACGGCGGCTTCATCCACCCGTGGTCCAGCCGGCGGGCCAACGACCTGCACCTCATGGTCTCGAAGTGGACCAGGACGCCCGACAACCGCAGCACCGCCTACCACGTCAGCCAGTTCGTCGGATCGGCGTAG
- a CDS encoding SpoIIE family protein phosphatase — MTAPHARWSSGDPQAVLDGFEQLPGFVWIFEGPELRVVAANPAVRAAVGNRSGLIGEPFRRAVPELAGQHIFELLDQALHGIRSHGYEQRVLTDRNGDGTLTEAFYTFDMAPWRNPDGSVRGVIVQAVDATPVVAARQAAETAAATAERRYRQAAGLVLELQRSLLPDVLPVLPHVQVAAHYLVASSDLVAGGDWFDVVPLPDGRLALTVGDVVGHGATAAAAMGQLRTVARQALQSGGGLPQVLAVLDDFAGRADVTRAATTCLAVLDPDTGTLEAASHGHPAPLVIGATGEARYLPLTPTGPLGTGADPAPVQTHQLRADDVLLLYTDGLIERPRQSLHDGARILADAAAAARRAILDAATTVPQRLPDRICTLVTERLALAGGGFGDDTTLLAAHLLPQPLAPLHVTLPADRTALRPMRRHLSDWLVRIGAGELDASDLVHAAGEAVTNAVDHAYPSGTPGTFTLHGTLDHQGVVHVTCADQGRWRPPVADPGGRGRGLTMIRGLVDRAEVSHTEAGTTVSMHHHIGQATNVTTVAAAQAAGPHKQAAVVEEFTAAVIEAPTGRVLRVQGPVDLVTGPRLRAAIMQASRGGSLPLTIDLTPVTHLSSTGVRVLHEVARIVAHLRVTATPQSPAHAVLELTGLGHLLPEAPANGRDDGFHR; from the coding sequence GTGACCGCTCCGCATGCACGCTGGTCCTCCGGTGACCCGCAGGCGGTGCTCGACGGGTTCGAGCAGCTGCCCGGATTCGTGTGGATCTTCGAGGGGCCCGAGCTGCGGGTGGTGGCCGCGAACCCGGCGGTGCGCGCCGCCGTCGGCAACCGCAGCGGCCTGATCGGTGAGCCCTTCCGTCGGGCGGTGCCGGAACTCGCCGGCCAGCACATCTTCGAACTGCTCGACCAGGCCCTGCACGGCATCCGCTCGCACGGCTACGAGCAGCGCGTCCTGACCGACCGCAACGGCGACGGCACGCTGACCGAGGCCTTCTACACGTTCGACATGGCGCCGTGGCGCAACCCGGACGGCTCGGTGCGCGGGGTGATCGTGCAGGCCGTCGACGCCACCCCCGTGGTGGCCGCCCGGCAGGCCGCCGAGACCGCCGCCGCCACCGCGGAGCGGCGCTACCGTCAGGCCGCCGGTCTGGTCCTGGAACTGCAACGCAGCCTCCTGCCCGACGTGCTGCCCGTCCTGCCGCACGTGCAGGTCGCCGCCCACTACCTGGTCGCGAGCAGCGACCTCGTCGCTGGCGGGGACTGGTTCGACGTGGTTCCCCTGCCCGACGGGCGGCTCGCGCTGACCGTCGGCGACGTCGTCGGGCACGGCGCCACGGCGGCGGCGGCCATGGGTCAGCTCCGTACGGTCGCCCGGCAGGCGTTGCAGTCGGGCGGCGGCCTGCCGCAGGTGCTGGCGGTCCTGGACGACTTCGCGGGCCGCGCCGACGTGACCCGGGCGGCCACCACCTGCCTCGCGGTACTCGATCCCGACACGGGGACGCTCGAAGCGGCCAGCCACGGACACCCCGCGCCGCTGGTGATCGGCGCCACCGGCGAGGCCCGGTACCTGCCCCTGACGCCCACGGGACCACTGGGCACCGGAGCGGACCCCGCCCCGGTGCAGACCCACCAGCTACGGGCCGACGACGTCCTGCTGCTCTACACCGACGGCCTGATCGAACGCCCCCGGCAGAGCCTGCACGACGGCGCCCGCATCCTGGCCGACGCCGCGGCGGCCGCCCGGCGGGCGATACTCGACGCGGCCACGACCGTCCCGCAGCGGCTGCCCGACCGGATCTGCACCCTGGTCACGGAACGGCTCGCCCTCGCCGGCGGCGGCTTCGGCGACGACACCACGCTCCTCGCCGCCCACCTCCTGCCGCAGCCCCTCGCACCGCTGCACGTGACCCTGCCCGCCGACAGGACGGCGCTGCGCCCGATGCGCCGGCACCTGAGCGACTGGCTCGTCCGGATCGGGGCCGGCGAACTCGACGCGAGCGACCTCGTCCACGCCGCGGGGGAGGCCGTCACCAACGCCGTCGACCACGCCTATCCGAGCGGTACGCCGGGGACGTTCACGCTGCACGGCACGCTGGACCACCAGGGCGTCGTGCACGTCACCTGCGCCGACCAGGGGCGGTGGCGCCCACCGGTCGCCGACCCGGGCGGTCGCGGCCGTGGGCTGACGATGATCCGCGGGCTCGTCGACCGCGCGGAGGTCAGCCACACCGAGGCCGGCACCACCGTCAGCATGCACCACCACATCGGCCAGGCCACCAACGTCACCACCGTGGCCGCCGCCCAGGCGGCCGGCCCCCACAAGCAGGCCGCCGTCGTCGAGGAGTTCACGGCCGCCGTCATCGAGGCGCCGACGGGCCGGGTGCTGCGCGTGCAGGGGCCGGTGGACCTGGTCACCGGCCCCCGGCTGCGCGCCGCGATCATGCAGGCCAGCCGCGGCGGCAGCCTCCCGCTCACCATCGACCTCACCCCGGTCACCCACCTGAGCAGCACCGGCGTACGGGTGCTGCACGAGGTCGCCCGGATCGTCGCGCACCTGCGCGTCACCGCCACCCCGCAGAGCCCCGCCCACGCCGTGCTGGAACTGACCGGGCTGGGTCACCTCCTGCCGGAGGCCCCCGCGAACGGCAGGGACGACGGGTTCCACCGGTAG
- a CDS encoding YciI family protein, which yields MKYMLLINASAVDEDGGAAGCDVSDWMAYDKQVREAGILVSGESLADLVTATTVRVGEDGRRTVTDGPFAETREILGGFYVIDVPDLDVALDWAARCPGARGNGAVVVRPVAEFGG from the coding sequence ATGAAGTACATGTTGCTCATCAACGCGAGTGCGGTCGACGAGGACGGCGGGGCCGCCGGCTGCGACGTCAGCGACTGGATGGCGTACGACAAGCAGGTGCGCGAGGCGGGGATCCTGGTCTCCGGCGAGTCGCTGGCGGACCTGGTCACCGCCACCACCGTCCGGGTCGGCGAGGACGGCAGGCGGACCGTCACGGACGGGCCGTTCGCCGAGACCCGCGAGATCCTCGGCGGCTTCTACGTGATCGACGTGCCGGACCTCGACGTCGCGCTCGACTGGGCGGCGCGCTGCCCCGGCGCGCGCGGGAACGGCGCCGTCGTGGTCCGGCCGGTCGCCGAGTTCGGGGGCTGA
- a CDS encoding RNA polymerase sigma factor yields the protein MGGAPADTGGTDEAPAAVVEAVFREERGRLLAALVRRFGDLDLAEEVTSEAVEAALTRWPVDGVPPRPGAWLMTTARRRAVDRLRRDQALAARLAILQAEADRAEPAPAPMPGGELPDERLQLFFTCAHPALAAEDHGALTLRYLAGLTTPEVARAFLVPTATMAKRITRAKKKIHEARIPFRVPGAQELPQRLPGVLQAVYSIFTEGYAASEGPRLQRLDLAEEAIRLARILRRLLPAGREVAGLLALMLLIHARRDARTGPDDELVLLDEQDRGRWDRRMIAEGLDLVPVALAGGPPGPYGVQAAIAALHVEAADLATTDWPQIVALYDVLLALAPSPVVALNRAAAVAMRDGPEAGLALLDELADEPLLRGHHPYPAARADLLHCLGRHADAAEAYREALGLAGTEPERALLRRRLDAIERLRAPGT from the coding sequence GTGGGCGGAGCGCCCGCCGACACCGGGGGGACGGACGAGGCGCCGGCGGCGGTCGTGGAGGCCGTGTTCCGTGAGGAACGCGGCCGGCTGCTGGCGGCCCTCGTCCGCCGCTTCGGCGACCTGGACCTGGCCGAGGAGGTCACCTCCGAGGCCGTCGAGGCGGCGCTGACCCGGTGGCCGGTCGACGGCGTTCCGCCCAGGCCCGGCGCCTGGCTGATGACCACCGCGCGCCGCCGGGCGGTCGACCGGCTGCGCCGGGACCAGGCCCTCGCCGCGCGGCTGGCGATCCTCCAGGCGGAGGCGGACCGGGCGGAGCCCGCCCCCGCCCCGATGCCGGGTGGTGAGCTGCCGGACGAGCGGTTGCAGCTCTTCTTCACCTGCGCGCACCCGGCGCTCGCGGCCGAGGACCACGGGGCGCTGACGCTGCGCTACCTGGCGGGCCTGACCACACCCGAGGTGGCCCGCGCCTTCCTGGTGCCGACGGCGACGATGGCCAAGCGGATCACCCGGGCGAAGAAGAAGATCCACGAGGCCCGGATCCCGTTCCGCGTGCCCGGCGCGCAGGAGCTGCCGCAGCGGCTGCCGGGCGTGCTCCAGGCGGTGTATTCGATCTTCACGGAGGGGTACGCGGCCAGCGAGGGCCCGCGCCTGCAGCGGCTCGACCTCGCCGAGGAGGCCATCCGGCTGGCCCGGATCCTGCGCCGGCTGCTGCCCGCCGGCCGGGAGGTCGCCGGGCTGCTCGCGCTCATGCTGCTGATCCACGCCCGCCGCGACGCCCGCACCGGCCCGGACGACGAGCTGGTGCTGCTCGACGAGCAGGACCGTGGTCGCTGGGACCGCCGCATGATCGCCGAGGGCCTCGACCTGGTGCCCGTCGCGCTGGCCGGCGGCCCGCCCGGCCCGTACGGCGTGCAGGCCGCGATCGCCGCCCTGCACGTCGAGGCGGCGGACCTCGCCACCACCGACTGGCCGCAGATCGTCGCGCTCTACGACGTGCTGCTCGCCCTCGCGCCGTCCCCGGTCGTCGCGCTGAACCGGGCGGCGGCGGTGGCGATGCGCGACGGCCCGGAGGCGGGACTGGCGCTGCTGGACGAGCTGGCCGACGAGCCGCTGCTGCGGGGCCACCACCCCTACCCGGCCGCCCGGGCCGACCTGCTGCACTGCCTCGGCCGGCACGCCGACGCCGCCGAGGCGTACCGGGAGGCGCTCGGCCTGGCGGGCACCGAACCCGAACGCGCCCTGCTGCGCCGCAGGCTGGACGCGATCGAGCGGCTCCGCGCGCCGGGCACGTGA
- a CDS encoding MaoC/PaaZ C-terminal domain-containing protein, translating to MNTQDKRAHAARTQPPPTAEATELTTLRSQGSAGGGRLVAPALVGLRTSLERAWTPTETILYALGVGAGQRDPAAELRFTTENSSGHPQRVLPTFASVLAADPPPLGELTAIRHAEEALTLFRPLSPGGQVHTTAAVTALHDQGSGALVEHVSRLHDPAGTLVGTVRRAMYVIGAGGFGGRRARPARWQPPADPPEHRIVATVRPDQALLYRLSGDRNPLHSDPAVAGRAGLPRPILHGLCTFGFAGRLLLPLVGDDPTRVRHVRVRFAAPLHPGDTLTVHAWRRPYGVVFRATDGTGRVVLDRGVLAVSAR from the coding sequence ATGAACACGCAGGACAAACGGGCCCATGCCGCCCGGACGCAGCCGCCGCCCACCGCCGAAGCGACCGAGTTGACCACTCTGCGTAGCCAAGGATCCGCTGGCGGCGGCCGGCTTGTCGCGCCGGCGCTCGTCGGACTGCGCACCTCGCTGGAGCGGGCGTGGACCCCGACCGAGACGATCCTCTACGCCCTCGGGGTCGGCGCGGGACAACGCGACCCGGCGGCGGAGCTCCGCTTCACCACCGAAAACTCCAGCGGCCACCCGCAGCGGGTGCTGCCGACCTTCGCCAGCGTGCTGGCCGCCGACCCGCCGCCCCTGGGCGAACTCACCGCGATCCGGCACGCGGAGGAGGCGCTGACCCTGTTCCGCCCGCTGTCACCGGGCGGGCAGGTGCACACCACCGCCGCCGTGACCGCCCTGCACGACCAGGGCAGCGGTGCCCTGGTCGAGCACGTCTCCCGGCTCCACGACCCGGCGGGCACGCTCGTCGGCACCGTACGCCGGGCCATGTACGTCATCGGGGCCGGCGGATTCGGCGGGCGTCGCGCCCGGCCCGCCCGCTGGCAGCCGCCGGCCGACCCACCCGAGCACCGGATCGTCGCCACCGTCCGCCCGGACCAGGCGCTGCTCTACCGGCTCAGCGGGGACCGCAACCCGCTGCACTCCGATCCGGCGGTCGCCGGTCGGGCCGGGCTGCCCCGTCCGATCCTGCACGGCCTGTGCACCTTCGGCTTCGCCGGCCGGCTCCTGCTGCCCCTCGTCGGTGACGACCCGACCCGCGTCCGGCACGTCCGCGTCCGCTTCGCCGCCCCGCTGCACCCGGGCGACACCCTGACGGTGCACGCCTGGCGGCGCCCGTACGGCGTGGTCTTCCGCGCCACCGACGGGACCGGACGGGTCGTCCTGGACCGGGGCGTGCTGGCGGTCTCCGCCCGGTGA
- a CDS encoding ABC transporter substrate-binding protein — MTAAVAACAENQTPTESGGGEAAPSAAVNFGVGVDPAYSPIYLADQEKLFGANGLNVTVTQFQEGTGGLDAILAKQGQFTASTESSLLNRATRGDIKGLAVFSQSPSFIKLVARSGVNDVSGIKKYGVVPGTVNEYATNKVLAARGISRESVEFVNASPAEMPALLQRGDVDGYIMWEPWPSRGVANGGKVLLTSGDIGYVYNLVIGVDGAWYEANKETAKKVVQTIGQACEQLTKDPAKAGTVTEKAIKVPAKEAQTLLEGVQCQVRDFTDDDLKRYGEIAQFQQDSKIVTQKADPATVMVKGVA, encoded by the coding sequence GTGACCGCCGCCGTTGCGGCATGCGCGGAGAACCAGACCCCGACCGAGTCCGGTGGCGGCGAGGCGGCCCCGTCGGCGGCGGTCAACTTCGGCGTCGGCGTCGACCCGGCGTACTCCCCGATCTACCTCGCCGACCAGGAGAAGTTGTTCGGGGCCAACGGCCTGAACGTCACCGTCACCCAGTTCCAGGAGGGCACCGGCGGCCTCGACGCGATCCTGGCCAAGCAGGGCCAGTTCACGGCCAGCACCGAGTCGAGCCTGCTGAACCGTGCCACCCGGGGTGACATCAAGGGTCTGGCCGTCTTCTCGCAGTCGCCCAGCTTCATCAAGCTCGTGGCGCGCTCCGGCGTCAACGACGTGTCGGGCATCAAGAAGTACGGCGTCGTCCCCGGCACCGTCAACGAGTACGCCACCAACAAGGTCCTCGCGGCGCGCGGCATCAGCCGGGAGTCCGTCGAGTTCGTCAACGCCTCGCCCGCCGAGATGCCGGCCCTGCTGCAACGCGGCGACGTGGACGGCTACATCATGTGGGAGCCGTGGCCGTCGCGCGGCGTCGCCAACGGCGGCAAGGTCCTGCTGACCAGCGGCGACATCGGCTACGTCTACAACCTGGTGATCGGGGTCGACGGCGCCTGGTACGAGGCCAACAAGGAGACCGCCAAGAAGGTCGTCCAGACCATCGGCCAGGCGTGCGAGCAGCTCACGAAGGACCCGGCCAAGGCGGGCACGGTCACCGAGAAGGCCATCAAGGTGCCGGCGAAGGAGGCCCAGACGCTGCTGGAGGGCGTCCAGTGCCAGGTCCGCGACTTCACCGACGACGACCTCAAGCGCTACGGCGAGATCGCCCAGTTCCAGCAGGACAGCAAGATCGTCACCCAGAAGGCGGACCCGGCGACCGTCATGGTCAAGGGGGTGGCGTGA
- a CDS encoding ABC transporter ATP-binding protein — protein sequence MTVDGTAPATTFAGRPASRAGSPIRISDVDIRFGEFVAVSGASLDIAAGELVCLLGPSGCGKSTLLNAVAGFVRPAAGEVTCGGEPVTGPDVSRGVVFQSAEALFPWLTVRQNVAFGPQMRGVPKAQREAVVERYLAMVGLAHSAERFPEQLSGGMRQRAQLARVLANDPSVVLMDEPFGALDAQTRLVMQVELDRIWRETGATIIFVTHDIGEAILLGDRIVTMTAGPSAAIKKDYRCDLPRPRDLTDPACAALFRELREDIGAEVARTLRAQGLDDGHDGRPGAGDDRTEGR from the coding sequence GTGACAGTCGACGGCACCGCACCCGCCACGACCTTCGCCGGCCGACCCGCCAGCCGCGCCGGCTCCCCGATCCGTATCAGCGACGTCGACATCCGCTTCGGCGAGTTCGTCGCCGTCAGCGGCGCGAGCCTCGACATCGCCGCCGGTGAACTCGTCTGCCTACTCGGCCCGAGTGGCTGCGGCAAGTCCACGCTGCTCAACGCGGTCGCCGGCTTCGTCCGGCCGGCGGCCGGCGAGGTGACCTGCGGCGGCGAGCCCGTGACCGGGCCCGACGTGTCGCGGGGCGTGGTCTTCCAGAGCGCCGAGGCGCTGTTCCCCTGGCTGACCGTACGCCAGAACGTCGCCTTCGGGCCGCAGATGCGCGGCGTGCCGAAGGCCCAGCGCGAGGCGGTCGTCGAGCGGTACCTGGCGATGGTCGGCCTCGCGCACAGCGCCGAGCGGTTCCCCGAGCAGCTCTCCGGCGGCATGCGCCAGCGGGCCCAGCTCGCCCGGGTCCTGGCCAACGACCCCTCGGTCGTGCTGATGGACGAGCCGTTCGGGGCGCTGGACGCCCAGACCCGGCTCGTGATGCAGGTCGAACTCGACCGGATCTGGCGCGAGACCGGCGCCACGATCATCTTCGTCACCCACGACATCGGCGAGGCGATCCTGCTCGGCGACCGGATCGTCACGATGACCGCGGGACCGTCGGCGGCCATCAAGAAGGACTACCGCTGCGACCTGCCCCGCCCCCGCGACCTGACCGACCCGGCCTGCGCGGCGCTCTTCCGGGAGCTGCGCGAGGACATCGGCGCCGAGGTGGCCCGGACGCTGCGCGCCCAGGGGCTCGACGACGGCCACGACGGGCGGCCCGGCGCGGGCGACGACCGGACGGAGGGGCGATGA
- a CDS encoding ABC transporter permease, with amino-acid sequence MTVEAPTVPDRTRASASAGPRRNRWPRLTRIGLSVLSVLLGVLIWDLVSRNYTAFFLPSPRLTLDGAVELVRDGTLWDSVSASSTRILTGWLLGVLVGVPMGLLMGCIPWLRLMLDPYIQFFRFVPPIAFVTLAIIWLGPGEASKVALIFYTTVFIVALNTLAGVLSVNEIRMRAARALGAGPVRSLVSVVLPSTVPHVVTGARLAMGNSFLTIVSAEIVAAQSGLGSLIWTARNYAKTEWVFVGIIALGLLGYLFDWILRLVTGRTLRRYGVNF; translated from the coding sequence ATGACAGTCGAGGCACCCACCGTTCCCGACCGCACCAGGGCGTCGGCGTCGGCCGGCCCCCGCCGCAACCGCTGGCCCCGGCTGACCCGCATCGGGCTGTCGGTCCTGTCGGTGCTGCTCGGCGTCCTGATCTGGGACCTGGTCAGCCGCAACTACACGGCCTTCTTCCTGCCCTCGCCGCGGCTCACCCTCGACGGCGCGGTCGAACTCGTCCGCGACGGGACCCTGTGGGACTCGGTCAGCGCGTCCTCGACCCGCATCCTCACCGGCTGGCTGCTCGGCGTGCTCGTCGGCGTGCCGATGGGTCTGCTGATGGGCTGCATCCCCTGGCTGCGGCTGATGCTCGACCCGTACATCCAGTTCTTCCGCTTCGTGCCGCCGATCGCCTTCGTCACCCTGGCCATCATCTGGCTCGGGCCGGGGGAGGCGTCGAAGGTGGCGCTGATCTTCTACACCACCGTCTTCATCGTCGCCCTCAACACCCTGGCCGGGGTGCTGTCGGTCAACGAGATCCGGATGCGGGCGGCCCGCGCGCTCGGCGCCGGCCCCGTACGCAGCCTCGTCTCGGTCGTGCTGCCGTCGACGGTGCCGCACGTGGTCACCGGGGCCCGGCTGGCGATGGGCAACTCGTTCCTGACGATCGTCTCCGCCGAGATCGTCGCCGCCCAGAGCGGCCTGGGATCGCTGATCTGGACGGCACGGAACTACGCCAAGACGGAATGGGTCTTCGTGGGCATCATCGCCCTGGGCCTGCTCGGCTACCTCTTCGACTGGATCCTGCGTCTGGTCACGGGACGGACCCTGCGCCGCTACGGCGTGAACTTCTAG